In Chitinophaga oryzae, the sequence CGCTGTCGCCGTTCCGCCACTGGATGAAATATGCTGCAGTGCTGCTGATGGCCGTGGGCATGGGGTATGCCATGAAACAATTCCGGCAAACAGCAACCAAAGCCCGTATAGCCGAGGTGCAGCAGAAGAAAATGGAAGAGGAGACAAGGATGGCTTACCTGGAAACGAAGAAAGCATTGCAGCTGCTGGCTAAGAACCTGAACAAGGGCACAGAGAAAATGCAGAAGCTTTCTTATTTCAACGAAGCGACCGGTATCATTGCCGGCACCAATTAATAAGGCCCATTTTAAAACCTGATATAAAAATCGAGAGAAGATGAAACGTTCACTTTTATTGCTGGTCGCGGTTTTTGCCAGTATGCACCTCTTTGCGCAGAGTAGCATTGACCGCTTTTTCCAGAAGTACGAAAATGACCGGAATTTTACCCTGGTCAGTATTACGCCCAAGATGTTTTCCATGTTTTCCAAACTGGATATGAACGATCCCGATGCCAAAAACCTGATGAGGGTGGTACAGAAGCTGAAAGGATTGCGTATCCTGGCCAAAGACAACACGAAAGACGGTCAAAGGCTGTACAAGGAAGCCGCCGTGCTCCTGACTTCAGACTTCGAAGAGCTGATGACCGTCAGGGACAAGGACAGCGACCTGAAGTTTATGGTAAAAGAAAATGCGAGGGGAAACATCAATGAGCTGATCATGCTCGTTGGCGGCACCAATGACTTTATGGCCATG encodes:
- a CDS encoding DUF4252 domain-containing protein, whose translation is MKRSLLLLVAVFASMHLFAQSSIDRFFQKYENDRNFTLVSITPKMFSMFSKLDMNDPDAKNLMRVVQKLKGLRILAKDNTKDGQRLYKEAAVLLTSDFEELMTVRDKDSDLKFMVKENARGNINELIMLVGGTNDFMAMSLVGDIDLNEISQIASSVNIQGMDKLKNLKKK